A region from the Longimicrobiaceae bacterium genome encodes:
- a CDS encoding dipeptidase, with translation MPNRAPSAAAALAHARAGRTRFVEELKELVRFPTVGAQPAHRGDMRRCAAWLVAHLRGIGLRAETVETGGHPLVLARWSGAPGRPTLLVYGHYDVQPAEPLGEWTSPPFEPVIRGADLFGRGACDDKGQLWAHVKALECWLRGAGTLPVNVVCVLEGEEETGSVGMLRWLRAEGGTLRADAALISDMRMRGPGIPAITYAMRGALSAELEVRGPAVDLHSGNFGGAVHNPLQALCEIVSRLHDARGRVAVPGFYRRVREVDAEERAYMARVGPSDAEILRDARAARGWGERGYTLYERTALRPSLSVNGIVGGYAGEGAKAVIPARATAKLSFRLVPDQDPAEVARLLREHVARLAPPTVRAAVRTVFGAHPAHVERRHPVLRAAAAAFRESFGREPVFLRSGGTIPVVSALGETLGVPVVLAGLALPDDRLHGPDEKFHLPNLYRGIDASIRFLARLGAGGRARPRRPTSHAGAIP, from the coding sequence ATGCCGAACCGCGCCCCGTCCGCCGCCGCCGCGCTGGCCCACGCCCGCGCCGGCCGCACGCGCTTCGTGGAGGAGCTCAAGGAGCTGGTCCGCTTCCCCACCGTAGGCGCGCAGCCGGCGCACCGCGGCGACATGCGGCGCTGCGCCGCGTGGCTGGTGGCGCACCTGCGCGGCATCGGCCTGCGGGCGGAGACGGTGGAGACCGGCGGCCACCCCCTGGTGCTGGCGCGCTGGAGCGGCGCGCCGGGGCGGCCCACGCTGCTGGTGTACGGGCACTACGACGTACAGCCCGCGGAGCCGCTGGGGGAGTGGACCTCGCCCCCCTTCGAGCCCGTGATCCGCGGCGCCGACCTCTTCGGCCGCGGCGCGTGCGACGACAAGGGGCAGCTCTGGGCCCACGTCAAGGCGCTGGAGTGCTGGCTTCGCGGCGCCGGCACGCTCCCGGTCAACGTGGTCTGCGTGCTGGAGGGGGAGGAGGAGACGGGGAGCGTGGGGATGCTCCGCTGGCTCCGCGCAGAGGGCGGGACGCTGCGCGCGGACGCCGCCCTGATCTCCGACATGCGGATGCGCGGCCCGGGGATCCCCGCCATCACCTACGCCATGCGCGGGGCGCTCAGCGCGGAGCTGGAGGTCCGGGGGCCGGCGGTGGACCTGCACTCCGGCAACTTCGGCGGGGCGGTCCACAACCCGCTGCAGGCGCTCTGCGAGATCGTCTCCCGGCTGCACGACGCGCGCGGGCGCGTCGCCGTGCCCGGCTTCTACCGCCGCGTGCGGGAGGTGGACGCGGAGGAGCGGGCGTACATGGCCCGCGTGGGTCCCTCCGACGCCGAGATCCTGCGCGACGCCCGGGCCGCGCGCGGCTGGGGCGAGCGGGGGTACACGCTCTACGAGCGCACCGCGCTCCGCCCCTCGCTTTCGGTGAACGGAATCGTCGGCGGGTACGCGGGGGAGGGCGCCAAGGCGGTGATCCCGGCCCGCGCGACGGCCAAGCTCAGCTTCCGCCTGGTGCCGGACCAGGACCCGGCGGAGGTGGCCCGGCTCCTCCGCGAGCACGTGGCCCGCCTCGCCCCGCCCACCGTGCGCGCCGCGGTGCGCACGGTCTTCGGCGCGCACCCGGCCCACGTGGAGCGGCGCCACCCCGTGCTGCGCGCCGCGGCTGCCGCGTTCCGGGAATCGTTCGGGCGGGAGCCCGTGTTCCTCCGCTCCGGCGGAACCATCCCGGTGGTGAGCGCGCTGGGGGAGACGCTGGGCGTCCCCGTGGTGCTGGCCGGGCTGGCGCTCCCCGACGACCGCCTGCACGGCCCCGACGAGAAGTTCCACCTTCCCAACCTGTACCGCGGGATCGACGCCTCCATCCGCTTCCTGGCCCGCCTGGGCGCGGGCGGGCGCGCCCGCCCGCGCCGACCGACCTCTCACGCTGGAGCCATACCATGA